GTGTTGCAAAATCCTGTGACACCGGTAAATGggcagccccaataccagggggcaccattccAAGCGGCTTACAGACCGACCGTCGTCAATaccggtcaacagccggaaATTACATGGGAATTGCCACGACGCAGATGGCAgcataccagccccaaaatgtaggggctagagtTGGGGGGCAGGCCCCTAATGATATGCAAGGAGCGAACCCTTCTGGAGTTTCTCAAGGGCCAAATTCGGCTCAGGCACAAGCTCCGCTGTGCTCAGATTGAGGAAGTCATTCGGAATACCTTCGGAGTAGGGGCCAGGCCGGCTATGCGGCCTGTTTTTTGATCCCCGTATCCAGCAAACATAGATACAGAGCATCCGTATCCAGCAAattggaaaatgccgaagttcgacaagttctcgggcgatgagaccgagaatacggtcgagcatatagcccggttcacggcccaatgtagagaagcggccgccgactcatttttgaaacttcgattatttaacacgtcgttaactaaaacggcttttacgtggtatacaagtttatcagccaattccatCCAACATTGGGacaaattggaaagaaaatttcatgagcgattctatagatcagagccacaattatcggtcgccgacttggctttataccgacaaatgtcaggtgaaacggtcgaagagtatttggaccgtttcaaaatagccaaaacccggtgctttatgagaatgccggaatcagacttcgccaaaatggcgttaaatggtctgcattttaagataaaagaccattttgaagataagtatttttctaacctatttgattttggtgttcgagttgcccaatacgagcaatttcagaagaaaagtgaggacgatcggctgcaatggagccgatataaaaatcaaagcaaaggcaaggagaaatccttggtagaagaacagtcggttcaagaagagccgagccaatcgagtgaaagtgaagaatcggctgatgaagccgagatatagcTACTTTCTTTAAGAAGAATTTCTTGATAGAAAACCATCGGTTTAAGAAGAGCCGAACTAATCgcataaaagtaaagaatcggctgatgaagcctaGATATATGTGGCTGGGATGATAAAGCGCCGTTTTCCtaaagccgaccaagaccagtGAAAGTAAAGCTTGAGTCTCGACTGTGCTTTTGAACAGTCGATTTGgtaccaatagtcatccgaatgttcattcgaaagactgtTGGGGGGacattgttgataccaaaattgagccgacctaacccacgtatgagccaataaggatacgtggtacaccaggagtcggcaataaggcgcctgaaggacaagaaggcgggaacggttgaagattgggaCGTAACTTCCACGAGGAGTTAgtgtaacttccatgaggagttagtataactttcACTATAatggttacaaccacttcccccaactactttcaaccaactaataatgtgggctataaatagtaactctgaagcctgcaatagaggtcttcgcccctgcgcacaaaagaccacctttatttttctgcatctttctttcctacATTTACCGCTTTTCATAGGAGTAGCTCTAGTAACTTAGCatatttggagtctgtctgccctacgggcatcactcccctgtccttttacttggagtctgtctgccctacgggcatcactcccctgttcttgtacggctattcaatagaaagtcattttcggccCTTCTCGCCGATCAGATCTCGAGTTGTCTcctcattcggctcatccctcagtcgaattctgggcttcccctcttcattcggctcatcccgccgaagcgaatttactgtgaAGGTTTTTCGAatccggctgattcgatccctcatcggccgaatcgcttgatccgtcgtgggcgcaaaattcgagggtcaccatccgCGGCCGCTCATCATTCCCGGCGCTCTTCCCGAGGAGGAttcttgaccgggtcaagggtcgggactttcggcTCCCAACAAGTAgtttacttgtaatcttttttctttcccgTATTTACTGTTGTTTTtatcctaggagtagttctagATTAGaactctagagtctgtatgcaCTCAGACACACTCGTCCTTTGTACTAGTTTCCACATTTAACTTCAATATATGAatggcattcggctctttcagccgactaATCACTGTGCATCCCATCCACTTCGGCTCGTTCAGCCGAATCCTTTCTACAGTAGGGTTTCTCGAACTCgactgatccgatccctcattaGCCGTATCGCTTGATCTTttgaagggcgcaaacttcgagggtcaccatgTGAGGCCGGATTTAATTCCCGCACGTTCCCCAAGGAAAGCCTTTGACCAGGCCAACGGCTGAGGAATTCGGCCCATAGCAACATCatataaattatgtaaataATTTGTTATTAGATAGAATTAACAATTAACAACCTAGTCGGTAAGTATTTTGTCGAGAAAACGTTTGTATAAGTGCATCTAATTTGCGTACTCTAGGGTTGTTAAATAATTTGCTGATGAGTTGCGTAGAATCATATGAGTTCGACTTCTAAACGTTGTTTAATCAAAATAAGATAGTTATTTTATTAAGATCGATGCAGTGTTTTAAAACTGTGAGCAATTAGTACAATAACAAGATAAACCAACATTTTAGATCATAATTCTCAAATGACAATCCCCATCACTAATAAGCTATCATCAAACACTTGTTCGAACATCGATAAAGGTCTTAAAATTTCCTACCAGtccaaaacaaaagcaaaatagTGAATTCTATATGCTTTGAATTTCCTAAAAAGAACTTTCCAATATTAggattgaaaaatattaaaaaaatgttaacttATTTACCGTTTATATAGAAGCATTTACTAtctttatcatattttgtaaggaGAAATTAGAGTGAAGTATGCCAAAAacggtgaattatttaccgtgtttgttaaaaataaaaNNNNNNNNNNNNNNNNNNNNNNNNNGAGATGGGGGCGTCGGGGCTGCTGCGGGTGGCGCTGGAGTGCGAGAAGaagccggcggcggccggggagagGAGCAGTAGTAGTCCGCGGCTGCTGGAGGAGCCGGTGTGGTCGGCGACGATCAACGGGCGGAGCGTGGGGTACGCGGCGCGGCGGGAGGCGACGGAGTCGGACGTGCGGGTGATGCAGCTGCTGCACGCGGTGTCGATGGGCGCCGGCGTGCTGCCGGCCGACATGACCGACCCGGCCGACGGCGAGCTGACCTACATGCGCGCCTACTTCGACCGCGTCGTCGGCTCCAGAGACTCCGAGACCTTCTACATGCTCAACCCCGACGGCAACAACGGCCCCGAGCTCACCATCTTCTTCGTTAGGATCTAAATTCAACTAATTaaccctaattaattaattaattaacttcttcttccttaatttttttctttaatttcttacacacacacacacacacatatatatatatatatatatatatatatatatatatatatatatatatatatatatatatatatagcagggctactgtgctctcaggagcacagagccctccgtgctcctgagccgtttttgatgatgggacttccgaatcgacgatcggctctgctatacttgatctagcatatttgaagtatctagaaaataaattttgcgaatttttgatatcgtttacttagtgatcgaaagggttcaaaatcaacggctgaaaataaaaatctcataaaaatggtgatatagtactaaaattttcgatcagagattttgaacttgttgtagatagtataaagaattttctatcagaattttatttgatttggatacttctacgtcgttaaacttgaaacagcagatatcgaccattaaaaatgattgattttgaatcttttcgatcactaagtaaatgatatcaaaaaatcgcaaaatttattttctacatacttcaaatatgctagatcaagtttagcggagccgatcgtcgattcgggagtctcatcatcgaaaacggctcaggagcacggagggctctgtgctcctaagagcacacaagacctactctctctctctctctctctctctctctctcgctctctctctctctctctctctctctctctctctatatatatatatatatatatatatagagtccggctactaaactatcgatagtaccaagagcttagtactatcgagttttctaccattagatctgcCCTTTAATCATTCCTACCCgctagatcatactatttaactaactacccactcaatcctagaggaccactatcatcctaaccagagaccactatcatccaaaCAGCATATCCTTTTattcaacggccgaaaacttgatagcacaaagtgcttgatactattgatagtatagtagcataattatgtatatatatatatatgaactaggctggtatactatcggtagcacggaggcctctgtgctaccaagttgttttcaatgatgcggcttccaaatcgacgattggctccgttagacttgatctacactattgaaagtatttgaaaactaaattttataatttttcggcatcatgtACCTAtaaaacgagtagtctaaaaataaacgattgaaaataaaaatctcgtaaaaaatgatgataaaagacttgaatttaaaatcagaggtactgatcttacactaaatagtgaaaagaattttctataaaaattacatcatatttgaattcttttatatcgttaaattcactaacgcatcacatctaccaataaaattgtcaattttgagaccttttgatcgctagttaaatgatgtcgaaaaattatgaaatttagttttcaaatactttcaatagtgtagatcaagtctaacggagccgatcgtcgatttggaagccgcatcactgaaaacaacttggtagcactgaggcctccgtgctaccgatagtataccagcctagctctctctatatatatatatatagaattgagctagaattcttttagaagcaccaaccttTTAGTGCTTCTAacccttagatctactccttgattactaatagtctttggatcaaacactattccacctaccaccacctaccaccatcatcgatcacaaccctatatatatcactccattcaagggctaaaaactaaaaagcaccaaccccttggtactTTTGGGAGTATTCTTTcgggagtattctagctcaactctctctctctctctctctctctctctctctctctatatatatatatatataattaaattaggctattatactattaatactaCCTAGttcttgctattaggttttcggctcttggatgaagggatgtgcggttaggatgtgTTGGCGCTATAAAAAAGGCACCACGTAGTAGGTCGGTGTACACAATGAAGAGGGCTCCCAAAGCCAAATATCGAACGACATGTGGTGCGCCAGGATTTGGGAAGAACATGCCCAAAATCGAAAATTGGTTGGGCGTGATGCGGCTGAGATCAGCTGGGAGTGGCCCACAGAAGCAAGGACATGACTGAGACACACCTCATAATGGGAAACTAAATAACGATAGGCGAcgttataaataaatagaatacaCCTGTCAAAGGGGTCTTTTTTCCTTGTGAACAGGAATACCATTCTATTTCTAGCATTTTTTTTCGCTTTCTAGGAGaagtctacttgtaatctttaATTTCCCTACATTTCTGTTTTTTTCTTAAGAGTAGTTTTTTAGATAGATTTTCATGTGATTAAGGGTTACAATGGAACCCATCATCCTGtaaacttttttcatttttgaaataCATATCGAAGTCAATCGGCTCATTTCAGCCGAATATATAGTGGAGTGTTTGAACTCAGCTGAGCGGACCCCCCATCAGTCGACCGCTTGACTCAGTCTTGGACGCAACCTTCGAGGGTCACTTTCAGAAGCCATTCCATCTCCCTGCTCACTTCCCGAAGCAGATCATTGATCGGGTCAACCGTCAAGGAATTTGCctcacaataatttttttagcacGCTCGGTGGGACAAACTCAGGTAATTCCTCATctaattttctctttatattaTGACTAACGATAATGCCATGAACCTCCAGAACAGAGTCATTCCTAGACCTTCAGATCAAGCCTGTAGCATCGCGAATGCAAATGAGCATTAGGCGGTGTTACCGGTAAGGGTTGAGACTAGCGAACAttcggctcatcaagagccgagttTAACACGGTCACTTGGTCATATGATTCGAATCCTGTaaactttggaccaaaatagtcatcaaAGTACTACTAGATTGGAGGCGGTGCTGGCCGCTATCACAGCCTCTAATGAAAATATTGGCCGAATCGGACAACTTCTGGCTCGAAATAAGCAAACTTATGGAGGTCCACAAGGGCCTTTAGCTATGCGAATGTCACAAAATCCTGTTACATTGGCGATTACACAACCGCAGCCTCAAGTAGCACCATTCCAGGCTGCATATAGACCGGCGAACATGAATGCCGGTCTACAGCTTGAGATTGAGTAGGGTCTACCTCATCCACCACCTTTGCCGGCCTATCAGCCCCGAAATGTGGGCATGAGGGCTGGGGGGCAGGGCCACAATGTATTGCAGGGACTCAACCCTGCAGTACAAAATTACGGACTTCCTCCCGGGCCAAATGTGGCTTAGGCTCCTGTTCCTGCTCCAGCAATAGAAATCAATGAGCTATATGCTCAGATTGAGGAAGCGATTCAAAATACATTCAGTGTAGGGGTTAGGCTTGCAATGTTGCCCGTATTTAGATCCCCTTACCCCACAAACATCGATACAGAAcatccgtatccggcaaactAGAAAATCCCAAAATTTACCAAGTTTTCTGGTGACAAGATCGAGAATATGGTCGAACATGTAGCTCGGTTCACGGCCCAGTGTAGAGAAGCAGCTATAGGTGGACCTATTTTAAAACTCCGATTGTTTAATACATTGCTGACCAAAATGGTGTTTACATAGTATACAAGTTTACCAACCAATTATGTCCGAGAATGGgatgaattggaaagaaaatttcataagcAATTCTACAGGTCGAAATCAGAGTTATCGATAGCCGATTTGGCTCAATACCGATGAAAACCAATATTTGAACCGATTTAAGATGGCTAGGAGCCAGTGCTTTGTGAGAATGCCAGAATTTGAATTCGTCAAAATGACGTTTATTGGCCtacatttcaaaataaaagactATTTTGAAGACAAGTACTTTCCGAACTTGTTCGACTTAGGTGTTCGTGTTGCCCAATACGAACAATTCAAGAAATGAAATAGTGATGATCAGCCACGTTGGAGCCGAACCAAGGAATAgaacaaaggaaaagagaagaatatCTCTTTCATTGAAGAAGCTTCTGCTCAAGACGAGCCAAATACCTCGAGTGAAACAaaagattcggctgatgaagccgagatatatgtGGTAGATATGGTAAGAAACCGCCAACCTTATAAGTGTGCGCTGTTGAAACCAGCGAAAGCTAGCGAGGCCAAAGCACGAGTcacggtgtcacgccccgctaccgcccgcctatttggccgggtcgcggtgCCGTCaacagactgccgaacggatagagttttccctgtacgtcctaggcgtcacaatcaatacaatatacaaatgttccaaccaggaactgatatcaatcaagattgcacaaggaagtatcaaaaaacataaaactaactgctattacaagcattcacttcATACAAGATTTTACTTTTACATTTGCTTAACTTCCAAATTCAATCACATTAttacatttaatacaagttggtTGTTGTCATTCCATTCTAACCCGTAGGCCTTgctgactcggggtactgctagctctggtctccggggtagggcgctatctacgaagctacgccctcgcctcgggctgccgcgccgctcacgtgcgaacctgtaataccctaaaacaacgtggggtgagaaccaactccatggttcccagtgggtgcggccacccaagagaaaagctctaccaataggtccgaggaggcactgcaacatgttagttcaacaatatacaacagatatatattcgaattgaaatacatgccatgcctcacgatatgcgatatgaaaatcatgcaactatagtAAAACACTTGATTCTACATTTACTTGGCTACTCTTAGTTTATATCATTCACTCTAAGGtgtctattaccttaggatcaaaCTCAAGTCCACTGGCtactaaggtctctattaccttagcccaagcctctatctctagctcatttCCACTACCTCTatcaagctatccacccgactcggcttcgagtcaatcatccgcggatagtccgcgcactggctgctcgtcagcctaccgccctctgTGACTTAGCCTcatagcggcgaaatcgtcgcacacgctgaacccGGCTCAAGTCACTTGACATAGCCATTCTGGTGGCGAAcacgttgcacttacccagcgagGACTCAAGTCATGACCTATCCATCTGGCGGTgaactaatcgcacctcacccaacaatggtttcagtcacgactcagccacctggcggcacccgtatcgtacttacccagcaatggtttcagtcaatcccggcggtctgatccacaatcggcttaaccatccggcggcgaagtcgtcgcacacgccacgtcaatggttcaagtcccgggcggtgatctccatgtgatcgcccccaatcctccctcggtatcaacctcggcggcgaagtcatcgcacacgccctagccttgataccagggTCATCTCAAgtaggtcgagggtccataaccaaccctacGCTGTCGACCTAgtacatcctagtggctataccactatacttaacaacctaggtttaactTTACTCTAGGTTTATCCCATACATAACCTAGGTGAAACCGCTAGGTTCTATCTCATCTCTGCCTAGATGTTAACCTCTAGGTTTACtcgtccgacctatgtttattaacacgaggttcgatgccacacgactctaggttcacttgtttaacctatgttctttaatactaggttaggtgccactcgatctactcgacatcctagttgtccaatcgagtATTCTATTGTCTCGTGTCAATCAACTCTACACCTCTAGAGTTATCATTTAGTTTACAtgcatagatatatatattcatgcgCTATCTAGGATTATCATATCATGCTCATCATtgtttctacttagcattttactCTATGCATCATCTATGTTAccttattaacatgcatcaacatgaaaccgtatgttcttagacataaaggacgacctagtcgcttcggtaagtacaacccaccttagctagCTTTACGATtgtttgtcgacacttgcaatcggcctcccgcggcactcggcatccgtttgggcccgatcttgTAGTTGCACTCCAATAGCAcgtcgcttcgccgtttcaagagTTAAAGGTCTTCGCCTTGCTGTTACGGCGCTCGGAACTCGATctcgcgatttatggacgtcgcctcggccttccaggtggaaacgaagctccaagcgtccgtttcttcaatatctttgcaatggcttgtcggattgccgaaccgacttcgccaacacgtttcgttacctatcaattaggttaacagagggtcaaatgagatcaaaccctcccaaatcacaaaaccccattttggatgcCCCAGATGCTATCAtagccaaatccaccaaatcgatctatgaaatggaaaaaaatctatctaattagcatgctagggttctcCTCAAGCCCactttagagatcaaaaacctacctctaaagatctaccatgagagggcacCAAGCTTACTTCTCTAGGCTTACTCCAAtggtgagaagaagaagatgatgatgatgatgatgatgacgattctcttcttctcctccatcttctccttcttttcttcttctcttttccttcttctcttttcttttctctcttttttcccttttcttcttccacgatcagagagaaagagagcaatgAGGGAGAATGAGgcagtgagagagagagagagtgatacCTCTCTAATAACCCCTcataatgtaacaatatccataTAGGTCCCTCCACTTTTCCATCTCTCAActtgcccttactgggcatttttcgcctagagggaccggtctccccgacttgggaccggtccccgagagctccccTTGATGTcatgcgttcgggaaccggtctctccctgcgagaccggtcctcgggagaccggttcctcagggaaagaccggttcctgagAATTGGGATTTCAAGACTCAGCCATTTTTTTGGCTCTTCTCGCTGGtgtcgcacacggggaccggtccctctctgccaaggaccggttgcatcagcaaccccgcaaccctcagccgatgggaccggtctctcactgccagagatcggtccccgagtgCAAAACCTGCCAAAAGTGCAGATTTGCATcttttgctctcgcggactccattccaaggCACTTCTTGGGTTTCGTGCATCcttagcttttccaaagcttaccaACTCGATCATTAGTCAATTCTGGACGAAGtgtaactctcggatttcgattGTTACACACGGCATGTACTTATTCTTTTGATGTTGCAAAAATTGATTTAATATT
This portion of the Ananas comosus cultivar F153 unplaced genomic scaffold, ASM154086v1, whole genome shotgun sequence genome encodes:
- the LOC109706034 gene encoding protein MIZU-KUSSEI 1-like codes for the protein MGASGLLRVALECEKKPAAAGERSSSSPRLLEEPVWSATINGRSVGYAARREATESDVRVMQLLHAVSMGAGVLPADMTDPADGELTYMRAYFDRVVGSRDSETFYMLNPDGNNGPELTIFFVRI